One Glycine max cultivar Williams 82 chromosome 1, Glycine_max_v4.0, whole genome shotgun sequence genomic window, ATTCAATCTGGTTCCCGAGGTAGTTCTTTtgtcctctcttttttcttttcttattgcaATTGCAACTTGCAACCATTGTGATGGAGTCTTTCTTTCTTCAATCTAAATTTTTCTATTGTGGCGTCCAAACCAATAGAAAACTCTAAGCTCAGCCCCCAGGTGGAGTTGGATAAATGAACCTAAGTCCATAGACTGTGTCGTATAACTTGCTATTTATGAGTtaagatcaaagaaaaaaaaaccctaatgtgagattgtttcattttaatcagatttttatttttaagtgtatatttatattaaatactcaaaaaaattatttaattcaagcaAAATTGTCTCTAAATTTCAGTGTgatttagacaaaaaaataattaagaccATCTAAATCCAAATTTTTAAGGATTTATTTTGGTCAGTTCAAACAGTGGATTTATGAGTAAATTTACgagctaaaatgttttttaaatgatataatttgttatttttatagtttAGTAATCTAATTTGGATGGATTGTACTTGAAGACTTCGCTACGAGACAAAAAATTTCAATCGAAATCGAAAGACACGCGATCCAATATGTATTAGAGGAAGAAAATCACTGACTAGTGCAATTCCAATCCAATGGGTTTTCGTCACCCGACTAAACACTACATTTGTTTTTAATCTCTAATAAGTCACAAGCATTTTATAAAACATGGGGTTTGCTAAAACATTTCAACTGAAATATGAGTAAAACTAAACATACGACTCTAATGTGTTTAATTGTAATACGGtaatttttttgtccttttctATGTTAAGTTTGAATTGAGACACAAATGTAACCAATATTATTTGAGACACTATTGGCTTCTCCCTTTGTGATCCACCATACAATGTGTAGTAGCAACTAACAAGAGGGCATAAATGAACCTTTCCCTTTGCATGTTCTAGCAAATTAAGGAGTTAGATGTCCATAGACGGTGAATGGATTAGAAAATAGCAAATGGGCATTGCCTTTCCTACACCATATGGGGCAACACCATAGCAGAGTACCAGCAATACATGACGGTCCAAGTTTATTCATCTTGATAACAAAAAATTGTTAGAATGTCACTATCGTGGGAGCACCGCCAAAAATATATGTGAACATGAGGAAGACTTGCATTGAAATAAGTGTACTGAACTTTCCTACTTATGAcactgaaatttattttttattattttcaatttatgaacattatattattttttatttaatattactaggatattatattaaaatgttaaaaaatatatgttattaaaACGGATTTGATCCCACCTAAACCATTGATTCTTGAATGAGTGTGTGGTTCGATGACTGATtggaaaatatagaaaaataaataaatgatacttTATTACAaagatatttgaatttttataacaaataaaacaatttttctcccattctttttttatcaagcGTTAATCTAGAAATTAGGATGcaataaatagaaattttttatttattgaagatTATATTAGAGTTGCATGAGAAATCACAAGAGTAAActttcctaataaaaaaaagggcaGTGGGCACCTGTtagcatttaaaataaaaagattaatgtCTCCAATCGTTTAGTATTGGAGATTCTCTCAGTGAACATGCATAAGTACATGTCTATGTTcaatagagaagaaaagaaaaagcgtTGTCTACTTATTTATTGTTGTTGAAATCGTGGTAAAACTTGTGTTGTGGGTGCTAAGTTCAGACTCCATAGCTACCACTAGACAGTGCTTTCTGATTCAAAGATACTAGACCATACAGAAATAGAATATATGCCAAAAGTAGAGTAGGTTGCACATAACTAGAAGACCTTCATGTTATTCTAACAGCATAAgggttatattttatttgcaaAATGGGGTACATACGACAATGTTATTTGTTCAATCAAATCCCTTCATCATCACCTTTCATGGATAAGTGTCCCAACACAGAGCACATGCTTCAATTGGAATATAAAGGCATAtgcttgatttaaaaaataaaagagaaaaaaaaaactaactccGACTTCATATATGTGTGCTTTCTTTATCCCTACAAAAATAGATCGTTGACGTTGTAAGGACAAATCAATCCAAAAAAACTTGGTCCCTCGAGGACCATCCACTTCTTAATTCAATATTAGAAAGATGGTGACAGGAGTGGCAAAGTGGGGGTGGAATGATCTAGATAGACATATGATATGCTTACAACACTAGGCAATCCTTATGCCACATTTTCTCATGCTGCTTTAATTAGGCCTACCATAAAGAGTCTTAAAGGTGTGCAACTACCACATTTCCTCATAATACAgcaatcaagaaaaaaatgtatccTTCATATGGGACCCCATATCCCAGCCTAACAGGTGTCAATGTGCCATTGCCTTTTGGAAATTCTAAACTAACTAAACATTTTTATTGCAAAAATTTGGATAGAGCCCTGAACTTTTAACGCTTGTAAAGTACAAGCAAATCCTAACTCTTAGACGTTGACGGTTTTGGTAAAGGTTAACTGATGCATTACTTTCAGCACCTCATCCTAAAAGCCACAAATTGAGgtatcacaaaattaaatgatggATTTGGATTCATTTAAGTCTTCTCATTTTATGAAAGTGATATGACAGGAGGAATTGTGTTGTATATAATAAagagataaagaaaagaacGAATTGTAAAATAACATGATTGATCaatgatatgataaaaagagatagctaaaaatattaatattgtaaaaGAAAGTCTAAAATACATCATAGGTCTCTTATTTTCTAGTTTCAGATTAGTTTCTTAAGATTAAAAACTTTCAATTTGATCTTGTAAAGCAGCTATGTTAgaccaaattgatttttttcgttaacttaatttttttttttacatgaactAAAATTAACACTGTTAGTGCATATGACTAACAAAAGGATCATATTGGTCTATCAGAGGAGAAATTATTAGTTAGTCATAAACTACCATGGTTTCTATTAATTctttctcttgaattgtgaaatTTGAATGTGTTATATAAACATTGGTTGGGACATGAACACGTAGAGGCCTAAAATTACTTAATAATTTCTCCTAATAGAGGCATTTTAAAGACAAAGTAAAACTTTTTAAACTTATCAAAtcaaactttacaaaaaaatcaGACGAGGGAACAAAAAGTGTATTATAGGATAAAAAAACTAGATAAACAATATAAcaatatcataaaataactttttccttcttctctcccTTTGTATATATCTCTATATCTATATAAGTAAACATATCGAACCTGCATGATCCTTAAATAATCCAGCAGAACATTGATCAAAGTTAACAAAAACAATAGCTCACTGAACTCTGAAAAAAtggtgaagaaaacaaaaactgatTTCCTATCTCCCTTTCATGTTTGTGAGCTGGAAACAGAAAAAACAGAATATCACAACACAGACAACTAAATTACAGAGATTCCTCGTATTGTACAAGCAATAAGAAACGCACACCACAGTAAAAAAGGACACAAAATTCAGATTATACAGCACATAATATAAcacaacagaaaagaaaaaagcagtGTCAAGCTATGGAAAGGAGACCGAACCAGGTGTCATGGTTTGGTCCATAAGGCGTAACACTAGTGGAGCCAGCATGCGAGCAACCCTTGGTAAGGTAGGGTAGGTTAGAGTGCCAAGAATAAACCAATTGAAGCTTAAAAGAGCAACAGCATCAGATGCAGGTTTATTTCTAATGGTGGAGAAAAACTGCACCACACTCTTCAAGGACATGCCTACTACGGCAAAGAGAGCCACCACAAGAGGCGTGCAAGGGTCCTCAGCTTCCCACACAGTGACTCCAACCACAAGTGACATAATGGCACtgaagagagattgtgaaagAGCTACGTCTCGATGGTAGTCTAGTGCTTCGCTCGTTTTGGACTTAACTACTGGCCCGGACTTTGGTACTGCTTTTAAGAGTTTAAGCAACTCACTTCTGGTTTTGCTCTCATCTTCCCAAATATCTTTGCACATTATAAGATCCTGAAGAGAGATTCCACTCCCGTTGTAGTTGGAGTTCAGTGAGAGTATAGGATGAGAAATGTTGTAGTTGCTGTCATTGATGGTTTGGACTCTGTCGCTGTTGCTTTGATCTTTGGAGCTCCAGTATCTCTTTCCTTGAATTTCTTTCAGCCGAAGATTTTCATTTGTCTGATCCTGCAACTGTCAAGGAGATATAAGTGACAAACAAAGAATCAAATGAGAAAAAGCTATCTGCACATTGATATAATTACAGAAATGCATGACATGTTACTGAATATGGATGGTATTTTCTAGTAAAATTTTATCTGACTTTGGCTAAATACATGTTAATCTTATCAACCATCAAATACTTACATTTCTGATGATTGCAGATATTACCATTTTGCTTGTTATTCAGTGTCAGCCACAACTAGAAGCCAAGTCTATACAACTAGGTACAGTTAACATTGTTTTTGAAGCctcttttaaaatgtattttcagTTTATAACTTCCaggaagtaaaaaaataaattattataattctcTGGAGCTAAAAAACCACTACtaggatataaattaaaaacagtTGCCCTGGTGTCTGCCACTTTGTTAATCTATTAGACTTTTAAGTGCAATGTATattgaacaaaaaatcataaaaggAAAAGTTctcaagaatttaattttattaaggaTTTAGCAAGTTCACCTTATCATAAGCTCAACAGTAAAAGTCTTTCAGCAAGTAGCATCAAACAAGCGATAAATTTTACCTTTCCCTctaacttttcaattttttcaatggCCATATCATGCTCCTCTTCAAGCTCCACTAGTAGCATCTCCATCATTTTGCGCTCTTTGACAGCCATTTTAAAATGTTCTTGTAGTTCCTTCTTATCCCACACTAAATTCTCCAACTCTATCTGCATTTCATGTAGTTTTTGTTCCAGCTGCATAACAACATAACACCATTGGATCTAAAATAAGATAAACTTCATGATTAgggagaagaataaaatgtggAGACCACTCCAATGGCACCAACTTACCCCATCCCCAATTCCTTTCCCCTTTCTTGGTAACAGGCAACAACATTTGCGAacctaataaaacaaaaaaatcacatgTACTTTAGCCTATCAAAGGTATGCTTCCCTATAGTTTTCTGCCTTTTCTCCCAGCCTCTTTTCTTTATACTTTCCTTCTCCCATCTCTTTAAAACCAAGAGCAACCTCACTTTTATTTGATAGTAACAGCCTTCCTCTTCTTGCTCCAATGgtaagttaaattaatttgatcttAAACTATATTTAGTGCTAGATCTTCATACTTCAATCAACACCTAAACCCACTTAAGCATGTTGTTAGGGGTTCGATTCTTGATGATGTATATGGAAAAAACTTTATTGAAAGAGGCAACTCATTTTGGTGATTTCTACGCCTCGAAAGAAATTAGTCTCTGACTATCAGTTGGAGGATATCCTTGGTgcaaatggaaaaataaaaaataaaatcaacaccTAAACCCTATTCATTAAGCACAAGTTCTTGCCAGAGCTATACCATCCTTCAGCTCTATGAAAGGGATAGTGTTGGAATTCTATTATCTCTGATATTTCGAGCAAAATGAATTGTATTAAGCCGATATCAAAGCTTGTAATTgcaaattaaacatattttaatttaaggaAAATCGAATTGCATTATGCAAGGGgcaaatatcataataaaagaaaacacaGAATGATAACTAACCTGCCTCTCCCTTTGAAAGGCATACACAACTCTTGCAGGCAGGGAGATAAGCCCAAATGTCCATGTGATAATTCTTAATATTATGTTTGCATGGAAGCTAATTGTTGTTCCGATCAACTCCGTCCAAGTATATA contains:
- the LOC100819752 gene encoding uncharacterized protein isoform X2; translation: MALISELLANTILLVMRHFSLLRLACLFGIRIALTVIYTWTELIGTTISFHANIILRIITWTFGLISLPARVVYAFQRERQVRKCCCLLPRKGKGIGDGLEQKLHEMQIELENLVWDKKELQEHFKMAVKERKMMEMLLVELEEEHDMAIEKIEKLEGKDQTNENLRLKEIQGKRYWSSKDQSNSDRVQTINDSNYNISHPILSLNSNYNGSGISLQDLIMCKDIWEDESKTRSELLKLLKAVPKSGPVVKSKTSEALDYHRDVALSQSLFSAIMSLVVGVTVWEAEDPCTPLVVALFAVVGMSLKSVVQFFSTIRNKPASDAVALLSFNWFILGTLTYPTLPRVARMLAPLVLRLMDQTMTPGSVSFP
- the LOC100819752 gene encoding uncharacterized protein isoform X4, translating into MALISELLANTILLVMRHFSLLRLACLFGIRIALTVIYTWTELIGTTISFHANIILRIITWTFGLISLPARVVYAFQRERQLEQKLHEMQIELENLVWDKKELQEHFKMAVKERKMMEMLLVELEEEHDMAIEKIEKLEGKDQTNENLRLKEIQGKRYWSSKDQSNSDRVQTINDSNYNISHPILSLNSNYNGSGISLQDLIMCKDIWEDESKTRSELLKLLKAVPKSGPVVKSKTSEALDYHRDVALSQSLFSAIMSLVVGVTVWEAEDPCTPLVVALFAVVGMSLKSVVQFFSTIRNKPASDAVALLSFNWFILGTLTYPTLPRVARMLAPLVLRLMDQTMTPGSVSFP
- the LOC100819752 gene encoding uncharacterized protein isoform X1, with the translated sequence MALISELLANTILLVMRHFSLLRLACLFGIRIALTVIYTWTELIGTTISFHANIILRIITWTFGLISLPARVVYAFQRERQVRKCCCLLPRKGKGIGDGLEQKLHEMQIELENLVWDKKELQEHFKMAVKERKMMEMLLVELEEEHDMAIEKIEKLEGKLQDQTNENLRLKEIQGKRYWSSKDQSNSDRVQTINDSNYNISHPILSLNSNYNGSGISLQDLIMCKDIWEDESKTRSELLKLLKAVPKSGPVVKSKTSEALDYHRDVALSQSLFSAIMSLVVGVTVWEAEDPCTPLVVALFAVVGMSLKSVVQFFSTIRNKPASDAVALLSFNWFILGTLTYPTLPRVARMLAPLVLRLMDQTMTPGSVSFP
- the LOC100819752 gene encoding uncharacterized protein isoform X3: MALISELLANTILLVMRHFSLLRLACLFGIRIALTVIYTWTELIGTTISFHANIILRIITWTFGLISLPARVVYAFQRERQLEQKLHEMQIELENLVWDKKELQEHFKMAVKERKMMEMLLVELEEEHDMAIEKIEKLEGKLQDQTNENLRLKEIQGKRYWSSKDQSNSDRVQTINDSNYNISHPILSLNSNYNGSGISLQDLIMCKDIWEDESKTRSELLKLLKAVPKSGPVVKSKTSEALDYHRDVALSQSLFSAIMSLVVGVTVWEAEDPCTPLVVALFAVVGMSLKSVVQFFSTIRNKPASDAVALLSFNWFILGTLTYPTLPRVARMLAPLVLRLMDQTMTPGSVSFP